In the Leptospira semungkisensis genome, one interval contains:
- a CDS encoding EAL domain-containing response regulator, translating into MTDPKNAKKLLILDDEEEIAKILGEIAEDCGFSVSLTHTAPDFLNKVDVSFDCVILDLMIPGMDGVDVIRSLSEKEVHPDVILISGADRRTLHSAETLAGEYGLNIVAVMEKPIRVSDIRGILAAMIEKEAKDSSSRAKAGGGGKEGPVFTKEELLDGIHSNQFILYYQPKFDLKTGKVEGFESLVRWNHPKLGLVFPDSFLPLMEKETSILNLMTEKIIDLALDETRIWKANGGSLRVAVNVSPVTLTELDFPERILSKIKNKNIPQSQFQMEITETSFLENIRFTQDILTRLRIRGIGLSIDDFGTGYSSLKQLHRFPFTELKIDKSFVMDSPRDRESLFICQASIDLGHKLGMNVVAEGIETAEVERLMKEAGCDVGQGYYYSRPIPPEKIPEILSKFG; encoded by the coding sequence ATGACGGATCCTAAGAACGCAAAGAAACTTTTGATCCTGGACGATGAGGAAGAGATCGCCAAGATCTTAGGAGAGATTGCGGAAGACTGCGGATTCTCGGTTTCTCTCACGCATACTGCTCCCGATTTTCTAAACAAAGTAGATGTAAGCTTTGATTGCGTGATATTGGATCTTATGATCCCAGGTATGGATGGAGTGGACGTTATTCGCTCTTTATCTGAGAAGGAAGTACATCCGGATGTGATCCTGATCTCTGGAGCGGATCGCAGGACTCTTCATAGCGCTGAGACATTGGCGGGAGAATACGGACTGAATATCGTAGCGGTTATGGAAAAGCCGATCCGAGTCTCCGATATCCGAGGGATCCTCGCTGCAATGATCGAGAAGGAAGCGAAAGATAGTTCTTCTCGTGCGAAAGCCGGAGGCGGCGGCAAAGAAGGACCCGTTTTTACAAAAGAAGAATTATTGGATGGGATTCATTCCAATCAATTCATACTGTATTATCAACCTAAATTCGATTTAAAGACCGGCAAGGTAGAAGGTTTCGAATCTCTAGTCAGATGGAATCATCCCAAACTTGGACTCGTATTTCCTGATTCCTTTCTTCCCCTCATGGAAAAGGAAACTTCTATCTTGAATCTAATGACGGAGAAGATCATCGATCTAGCTCTAGACGAAACAAGGATCTGGAAAGCAAACGGGGGAAGTCTTCGTGTAGCGGTTAATGTTTCTCCTGTTACATTGACCGAGTTGGATTTTCCGGAGAGGATTCTTTCTAAAATTAAGAATAAGAATATTCCGCAGAGCCAATTCCAAATGGAGATTACGGAGACAAGCTTCTTGGAAAACATCCGATTCACTCAAGACATTCTAACAAGATTGAGGATTCGGGGGATAGGCTTGTCTATTGATGACTTTGGGACAGGCTATTCGTCCCTGAAACAATTGCATAGATTCCCTTTTACTGAGTTGAAAATCGACAAATCCTTCGTTATGGATTCCCCAAGGGATAGGGAATCGTTATTTATTTGTCAAGCGTCCATAGATTTGGGGCACAAGTTAGGAATGAATGTCGTTGCGGAAGGCATCGAAACTGCAGAAGTTGAGAGATTGATGAAAGAAGCCGGATGTGACGTAGGCCAGGGCTATTATTATTCTAGGCCAATTCCTCCCGAAAAAATCCCGGAAATCCT